In one Chryseobacterium camelliae genomic region, the following are encoded:
- a CDS encoding MFS transporter has protein sequence MISFSPLKTLQNIEFRNLLTGRFFIVLAFRMLATLLGWWVYQLTKDPFSIGLIGLSEVIPAVSCALYAGHVIDMNEKKKLLLICNYAYVFLIGLLLIPAFLNVRMHFTGHQITYFIYTVIFFTGIARAFIGPIVPSMIPKIVQKENLPNAITLNQATFLISSVCGHAFGGFLIGFFGVKWTLLVIIGLIILASLFFWQLKRQHSEYKKESVNVVESMREGISYIVKTKEILGALCLDMFAVLFGGAVAMIPVFATDILKVGAEGFGLLNAASDIGSMCIITILSIVPLRKNQGKVLLAVVAGFGLCIIGFGLSKLYWLSFMFLVISGMLDGISVVIRGTIVQLKTPDHIRGRVLSVNSIFIMSSNEMGQFESGLMAKILGVIRSVVFGGSMTILIALLVGSTNTKLRKMQY, from the coding sequence ATGATTTCTTTCTCCCCCTTAAAAACTTTACAAAATATTGAATTCAGAAATCTTCTTACCGGTAGATTTTTTATTGTTTTAGCATTTAGAATGCTTGCCACTTTATTAGGATGGTGGGTGTACCAGCTTACAAAAGATCCTTTTTCTATAGGGCTGATTGGTCTTTCAGAAGTAATTCCGGCGGTAAGCTGTGCTCTTTATGCAGGCCATGTCATCGACATGAATGAGAAGAAAAAACTTCTCCTGATTTGCAATTATGCTTACGTCTTTTTAATCGGACTTCTGCTAATTCCTGCTTTTTTAAACGTAAGGATGCATTTCACAGGACATCAAATCACTTATTTTATTTATACTGTTATTTTTTTCACCGGAATTGCAAGAGCGTTTATCGGTCCGATTGTTCCGTCCATGATTCCTAAGATCGTACAAAAGGAAAACCTTCCGAACGCGATTACGCTAAATCAAGCCACTTTTCTTATTTCTTCTGTATGCGGACATGCATTCGGAGGATTTTTAATTGGTTTTTTCGGGGTAAAATGGACATTGCTTGTTATTATCGGTCTGATTATTTTAGCTTCTTTATTTTTCTGGCAGCTCAAAAGGCAACATTCTGAATACAAAAAAGAATCTGTAAATGTAGTGGAAAGCATGCGGGAAGGAATTTCTTACATTGTTAAGACTAAAGAAATTTTAGGAGCATTATGTCTTGATATGTTTGCGGTACTTTTTGGAGGTGCTGTTGCCATGATCCCGGTATTTGCAACTGATATTCTTAAAGTAGGTGCTGAAGGCTTCGGGCTTCTCAATGCAGCTTCAGACATTGGATCAATGTGTATTATTACAATCCTATCTATTGTTCCTTTAAGAAAAAACCAAGGGAAAGTTTTACTAGCAGTTGTTGCCGGATTTGGTTTATGCATTATAGGATTTGGATTATCTAAATTATACTGGCTTTCTTTTATGTTCCTTGTGATAAGCGGAATGCTTGACGGAATTTCAGTAGTGATCCGAGGAACGATTGTACAGCTTAAAACGCCTGATCATATTCGCGGGCGAGTGTTGAGCGTAAATTCTATTTTCATCATGTCAAGTAACGAAATGGGACAATTTGAAAGCGGACTTATGGCAAAAATCCTTGGTGTTATACGCTCGGTAGTATTTGGAGGAAGCATGACTATACTTATTGCGTTACTCGTGGGAAGTACGAATACAAAACTGAGAAAA